A genomic window from Centroberyx gerrardi isolate f3 chromosome 14, fCenGer3.hap1.cur.20231027, whole genome shotgun sequence includes:
- the hm13 gene encoding minor histocompatibility antigen H13, giving the protein MSEAEQASALAPEASVLDALNATESNGTEALNATAKFVATPEGTALAYGSLVFMALLPIFFGALRSVTCSKSKNSSDMPETITSRDAARFPIIASCTLFGLYLFFKVFSQEYINLLLSVYFFVLGILALSHTMSPLMSRVFPATLPNKQYQLLFTQGSGESKEEIVNYEFDTKNLVCLLISSVVGVWYLLKKHWIANNLFGLAFALNGVELLHLNNVSTGCILLGGLFVYDVFWVFGTNVMVTVAKSFEAPIKLVFPQDLLERGLEASNFAMLGLGDIVIPGIFIALLLRFDVSLKKNSRTYFYSSFLAYIFGLGLTIFVMHTFKHAQPALLYLVPACVGFPVIVALFKGELTEMFRYEETSPEDAEAKEDSSESEKKDQ; this is encoded by the exons ATGTCTGAAGCGGAACAAGCTTCGGCCTTGGCCCCGGAGGCCTCCGTGCTGGACGCCCTGAACGCCACGGAGTCCAACGGGACCGAGGCGCTGAACGCTACGGCTAAATTCGTGGCCACCCCGGAGGGCACGGCGCTGGCATACGGCAGCCTGGTGTTCATGGCCCTCCTGCCCATCTTCTTCGGAGCCCTGCGATCCGTCACCTGCTCCAAATCAAAG AACTCATCTGACATGCCAGAGACCATCACCAGTAGAGATGCGGCGAGGTTTCCCATCATCGCCAGCTGTACTCTGTTTGGACTGTACCTCTTCTTCAAG GTATTTTCTCAGGAGTACAtcaacctgctgctgtctgtctatttCTTTGTCCTGGGGATCCTGGCTCTGTCTCACACCatgag TCCTCTGATGTCCCGGGTGTTTCCAGCCACTCTCCCTAACAAACAGTACCAGCTGCTCTTCACTCAGGGCTCCGGAGAGTCCAAGGAAG aaataGTCAACTATGAGTTTGACACCAAGAATCTGGTGTGTCTGCTCATCAGCAGTGTGGTGGGAGTCTGGTACCTGCTCAAAAAG CACTGGATAGCCAATAACCTGTTTGGCCTGGCGTTTGCCCTGAACGGCGTGGAGCTGCTGCACCTGAACAACGTCAGCACCGGCTGCATCCTGCTGGGCGGGCTGTTCGTCTACGACGTCTTCTGg GTGTTTGGAACCAACGTCATGGTAACGGTTGCCAAGTCCTTCGAGGCTCCTATCAAAT tggtgttTCCTCAGGATCTGTTGGAGAGAGGTCTGGAAGCCAGTAACTTTGCCATGCTGGGTCTGGGCGACATCGTCATCCCCGGTATCTTCATCGCCCTGCTGCTGCGCTTCGACGTCag tctAAAGAAGAACAGCAGGACGTATTTCTACTCCAGTTTCCTGGCCTATATCTTCGGTCTGGGCCTCACCATCTTCGTCATGCACACCTTCAAACACGCGCAG CCGGCCCTGCTGTACCTGGTCCCAGCCTGCGTCGGCTTCCCCGTCATCGTAGCGCTGTTCAAAGGAGAACTCACAGAGATGTTCAG gTATGAGGAGACTTCTCCTGAGGACGCGGAGGCTAAAGAGGACTCGTCAGAATCGGAGAAGAAGGACCAATAG
- the LOC139924670 gene encoding deoxyribonuclease-1-like 1 isoform X4, producing the protein MRWRSPLPLPLLLLFLLFSLLVGRSRGKSSSFRICAFNIQNFNSIKAANYRVMHTVTRIVSRCDICLLQEVKDPQLTAIRSLQAALNRYDPYHYMSVSSGTLGNAANDMQQYVFIYRNETAKVTGQHQYQKKQSFVREPFAVRFHSDKTVMKDFVLVPLHTAAQQAVQEIDRLYDVHQEVSRKWNTTNVMFLGDFNAGCAHMTRADRKRIRLFTEKGFYWLIGDKVDTTVRDITNCPYDRIVVHGQSFLKNIRPYSAQVFNFAKEFKLSKERVLKVSDHFPVGVELKCSAHLPQAPPLLLLLLLSLSVIVRSCLSAL; encoded by the exons ATGAGGTGgcgctctcctcttcctcttcctctcctcctcctcttcctcctcttctccctcctggtcGGGAGGTCGAGGGGGAAAAGCTCCAGCTTCAGGATCTGCGCTTTCAACATCCAGAACTTCAACTCCATTAAAGCTGCAAACTACAGAGTGATGCACACGGTGACAcgg atcgTGTCTCGCTGTGATATCTGTCTCCTGCAGGAAGTGAAGGATCCTCAGCTCACAGCCATCAGGAGCCTGCAGGCGGCCCTCAACAG GTATGACCCGTACCACTACATGTCAGTGTCCAGCGGCACTCTGGGAAACGCAGCCAATGACATGCAGCAGTATGTTTTCATCTACAG gAATGAGACGGCGAAGGTCACAGGTCAGCATCAGTACCAGAAGAAGCAGTCGTTCGTCAGAGAGCCGTTCGCCGTTCGCTTCCACAGCGACAAAACCG TAATGAAGGACTTTGTGCTGGTTCCTCTGCACACGGCGGCCCAGCAGGCCGTGCAGGAGATCGACCGGCTGTACGACGTCCACCAGGAAGTCAGCAGGAAGTGGAACACCACG aacgtGATGTTCCTGGGAGACTTCAACGCCGGCTGCGCCCACATGACCCGGGCCGACAGGAAGCGGATCAGACTGTTCACCGAGAAGGGCTTCTACTGGCTGATCGGAGACAAAGTGGACACCACCGTCCGTGACATCACCAACTGTCCCTAcgacag gatcgTGGTGCACGGTCAGTCCTTCCTGAAGAACATCAGGCCGTATTCTGCTCAAGTCTTCAACTTCGCCAAGGAGTTCAAACTGTCCAAGGAGCGG GTGCTGAAGGTGAGCGATCACTTCCCTGTGGGGGTGGAGCTTAAGTGCTCCGCCCACCTCCCTCAGGCCCcacccctcctgctcctcctcctcctcagcctgtcTGTGATCGTCcggtcctgtctgtctgctctgtga
- the LOC139924670 gene encoding deoxyribonuclease-1-like 1 isoform X3 gives MRWRSPLPLPLLLLFLLFSLLVGRSRGKSSSFRICAFNIQNFNSIKAANYRVMHTVTRIVSRCDICLLQEVKDPQLTAIRSLQAALNRETDRYDPYHYMSVSSGTLGNAANDMQQYVFIYRNETAKVTGQHQYQKKQSFVREPFAVRFHSDKTVMKDFVLVPLHTAAQQAVQEIDRLYDVHQEVSRKWNTTNVMFLGDFNAGCAHMTRADRKRIRLFTEKGFYWLIGDKVDTTVRDITNCPYDRIVVHGQSFLKNIRPYSAQVFNFAKEFKLSKERVLKVSDHFPVGVELKCSAHLPQAPPLLLLLLLSLSVIVRSCLSAL, from the exons ATGAGGTGgcgctctcctcttcctcttcctctcctcctcctcttcctcctcttctccctcctggtcGGGAGGTCGAGGGGGAAAAGCTCCAGCTTCAGGATCTGCGCTTTCAACATCCAGAACTTCAACTCCATTAAAGCTGCAAACTACAGAGTGATGCACACGGTGACAcgg atcgTGTCTCGCTGTGATATCTGTCTCCTGCAGGAAGTGAAGGATCCTCAGCTCACAGCCATCAGGAGCCTGCAGGCGGCCCTCAACAG GGAAACTGACAG GTATGACCCGTACCACTACATGTCAGTGTCCAGCGGCACTCTGGGAAACGCAGCCAATGACATGCAGCAGTATGTTTTCATCTACAG gAATGAGACGGCGAAGGTCACAGGTCAGCATCAGTACCAGAAGAAGCAGTCGTTCGTCAGAGAGCCGTTCGCCGTTCGCTTCCACAGCGACAAAACCG TAATGAAGGACTTTGTGCTGGTTCCTCTGCACACGGCGGCCCAGCAGGCCGTGCAGGAGATCGACCGGCTGTACGACGTCCACCAGGAAGTCAGCAGGAAGTGGAACACCACG aacgtGATGTTCCTGGGAGACTTCAACGCCGGCTGCGCCCACATGACCCGGGCCGACAGGAAGCGGATCAGACTGTTCACCGAGAAGGGCTTCTACTGGCTGATCGGAGACAAAGTGGACACCACCGTCCGTGACATCACCAACTGTCCCTAcgacag gatcgTGGTGCACGGTCAGTCCTTCCTGAAGAACATCAGGCCGTATTCTGCTCAAGTCTTCAACTTCGCCAAGGAGTTCAAACTGTCCAAGGAGCGG GTGCTGAAGGTGAGCGATCACTTCCCTGTGGGGGTGGAGCTTAAGTGCTCCGCCCACCTCCCTCAGGCCCcacccctcctgctcctcctcctcctcagcctgtcTGTGATCGTCcggtcctgtctgtctgctctgtga
- the LOC139924670 gene encoding deoxyribonuclease-1-like 1 isoform X2 has product MRWRSPLPLPLLLLFLLFSLLVGRSRGKSSSFRICAFNIQNFNSIKAANYRVMHTVTRIVSRCDICLLQEVKDPQLTAIRSLQAALNRYSGRYDPYHYMSVSSGTLGNAANDMQQYVFIYRNETAKVTGQHQYQKKQSFVREPFAVRFHSDKTVMKDFVLVPLHTAAQQAVQEIDRLYDVHQEVSRKWNTTNVMFLGDFNAGCAHMTRADRKRIRLFTEKGFYWLIGDKVDTTVRDITNCPYDRIVVHGQSFLKNIRPYSAQVFNFAKEFKLSKERVLKVSDHFPVGVELKCSAHLPQAPPLLLLLLLSLSVIVRSCLSAL; this is encoded by the exons ATGAGGTGgcgctctcctcttcctcttcctctcctcctcctcttcctcctcttctccctcctggtcGGGAGGTCGAGGGGGAAAAGCTCCAGCTTCAGGATCTGCGCTTTCAACATCCAGAACTTCAACTCCATTAAAGCTGCAAACTACAGAGTGATGCACACGGTGACAcgg atcgTGTCTCGCTGTGATATCTGTCTCCTGCAGGAAGTGAAGGATCCTCAGCTCACAGCCATCAGGAGCCTGCAGGCGGCCCTCAACAGGTACAGTGGCAG GTATGACCCGTACCACTACATGTCAGTGTCCAGCGGCACTCTGGGAAACGCAGCCAATGACATGCAGCAGTATGTTTTCATCTACAG gAATGAGACGGCGAAGGTCACAGGTCAGCATCAGTACCAGAAGAAGCAGTCGTTCGTCAGAGAGCCGTTCGCCGTTCGCTTCCACAGCGACAAAACCG TAATGAAGGACTTTGTGCTGGTTCCTCTGCACACGGCGGCCCAGCAGGCCGTGCAGGAGATCGACCGGCTGTACGACGTCCACCAGGAAGTCAGCAGGAAGTGGAACACCACG aacgtGATGTTCCTGGGAGACTTCAACGCCGGCTGCGCCCACATGACCCGGGCCGACAGGAAGCGGATCAGACTGTTCACCGAGAAGGGCTTCTACTGGCTGATCGGAGACAAAGTGGACACCACCGTCCGTGACATCACCAACTGTCCCTAcgacag gatcgTGGTGCACGGTCAGTCCTTCCTGAAGAACATCAGGCCGTATTCTGCTCAAGTCTTCAACTTCGCCAAGGAGTTCAAACTGTCCAAGGAGCGG GTGCTGAAGGTGAGCGATCACTTCCCTGTGGGGGTGGAGCTTAAGTGCTCCGCCCACCTCCCTCAGGCCCcacccctcctgctcctcctcctcctcagcctgtcTGTGATCGTCcggtcctgtctgtctgctctgtga
- the LOC139924670 gene encoding deoxyribonuclease-1-like 1 isoform X1 codes for MRWRSPLPLPLLLLFLLFSLLVGRSRGKSSSFRICAFNIQNFNSIKAANYRVMHTVTRIVSRCDICLLQEVKDPQLTAIRSLQAALNRYSGRETDRYDPYHYMSVSSGTLGNAANDMQQYVFIYRNETAKVTGQHQYQKKQSFVREPFAVRFHSDKTVMKDFVLVPLHTAAQQAVQEIDRLYDVHQEVSRKWNTTNVMFLGDFNAGCAHMTRADRKRIRLFTEKGFYWLIGDKVDTTVRDITNCPYDRIVVHGQSFLKNIRPYSAQVFNFAKEFKLSKERVLKVSDHFPVGVELKCSAHLPQAPPLLLLLLLSLSVIVRSCLSAL; via the exons ATGAGGTGgcgctctcctcttcctcttcctctcctcctcctcttcctcctcttctccctcctggtcGGGAGGTCGAGGGGGAAAAGCTCCAGCTTCAGGATCTGCGCTTTCAACATCCAGAACTTCAACTCCATTAAAGCTGCAAACTACAGAGTGATGCACACGGTGACAcgg atcgTGTCTCGCTGTGATATCTGTCTCCTGCAGGAAGTGAAGGATCCTCAGCTCACAGCCATCAGGAGCCTGCAGGCGGCCCTCAACAGGTACAGTGGCAG GGAAACTGACAG GTATGACCCGTACCACTACATGTCAGTGTCCAGCGGCACTCTGGGAAACGCAGCCAATGACATGCAGCAGTATGTTTTCATCTACAG gAATGAGACGGCGAAGGTCACAGGTCAGCATCAGTACCAGAAGAAGCAGTCGTTCGTCAGAGAGCCGTTCGCCGTTCGCTTCCACAGCGACAAAACCG TAATGAAGGACTTTGTGCTGGTTCCTCTGCACACGGCGGCCCAGCAGGCCGTGCAGGAGATCGACCGGCTGTACGACGTCCACCAGGAAGTCAGCAGGAAGTGGAACACCACG aacgtGATGTTCCTGGGAGACTTCAACGCCGGCTGCGCCCACATGACCCGGGCCGACAGGAAGCGGATCAGACTGTTCACCGAGAAGGGCTTCTACTGGCTGATCGGAGACAAAGTGGACACCACCGTCCGTGACATCACCAACTGTCCCTAcgacag gatcgTGGTGCACGGTCAGTCCTTCCTGAAGAACATCAGGCCGTATTCTGCTCAAGTCTTCAACTTCGCCAAGGAGTTCAAACTGTCCAAGGAGCGG GTGCTGAAGGTGAGCGATCACTTCCCTGTGGGGGTGGAGCTTAAGTGCTCCGCCCACCTCCCTCAGGCCCcacccctcctgctcctcctcctcctcagcctgtcTGTGATCGTCcggtcctgtctgtctgctctgtga